The following is a genomic window from Gigantopelta aegis isolate Gae_Host chromosome 5, Gae_host_genome, whole genome shotgun sequence.
tataggtgacatggttatgttctagtatgtggaatctgtgtcattgtcacggttttttttttaaagatttctgtctggacaaaatgttggtaaaatctaacaaaaacataaaggtaggagagcaatttttcatagttgttaacattttggttcggactttagtcaTGTACAACGTAAACAAACGAAATATAGGTAACAAGGTGGTCAATGCGCATGGATCTACTACTCCGTACAACGGTAAAGTTATCAAATAAAACGCTTCACTTCATTTATTTTGCGTATTATGTTGAATTTCCTTAAATcccctaaatatataatttaataatactggGTGGGTTTTTCTTCCAGATAAATATATCTCAGCTCTCCGGTGGAAATCAAATGGGAAGAGATCGTTTGTGAAAGACGGACTCACTGTCGTTGAGGAAGGGATTCGGGTGGAGAAAGAAGGGAACTATTTCATCTACAGCAATGTCGTGTTTTACGGTAACCAGACTAAGGAACTCGATGTCGCCAGACTTTGTCATTACGTATACAAACGCGATCCCACGACACCAAGGTCTACAGTCCAAAAGCTGTCGTCCAACTGCCAATCGACGTGTAAAATCCGACGAGGAAAGCCCGCCTTCGCGACATCCTACATCGGCGCTGTGTACCATCTGAAGGCCGGTGCCACGGTGATGGCGATGACGTCGTCGGTGGAGAGACTTGTCAAACAGCCACAGTCGACGTACTTCGGAATTTACATGATTTAATAGTTCCCGTATGTAGAGACCGCTGGTGTTCGCTGTTCAtctatagtttgttttgtttattttgaaatattttattgctcaaaaaaaaaaaagagtcaaaaggattgcacaacagcTATAcaagtgctctcctaaacaagatgtACATCAGACAATAAtcaatattcataaacatatatatcaaacataataacataatgtcCAGTGGCATAAAGTACttaacagaattaatatttattaggCTAATATATAGGAATAACAggtagagtttgttttgtttaacgacaccactagagcgcactAGAGACTTATCATTGACTTATAGGATGTcaaatgtcaagcatttggaatgttttactcgtagtcttagagaagaaacataTTTCCATCAGCAGAAGGTGATCTTTTGTGTACATtgttcccagacaggacagcacataccacggtctttgatataccagccgtggaaGTTAAACCGCCAGTGCAACAATGAACACTGGTAGTGGCTGCAGTTTTCACCGTTAATGGTCTTCTAATAACCGATAGTGTAACAATTCGAACACAAAAGATTATgacatttaattgttttaattggagaATGTTCTGCATTGTTGTGAAGGGCTGTTAATCAGCGGTAGAACGTTTGCCTGACGTGCAGTgtattttcccattccaaccaatcCCCACACAATTGATGTATCAAAGGCAGCGACATGTGCTATGAGTCTGTAGTATGTCCATGCCCGTAGGAACAGCTGTCCCCTCCCCCATCCCGGTTCCTGCGGGCctgagtatatattaaaatccaTTGCTTCTACTCTGTATGAGTAACCtttgtggtgacagcgggtgtCTTCTCTAACTATCTGGACGTAGTGTCGTCATATATTAGACACGAACAGCTATAGTCTAAACTGTGTTGAAGTCTTTTCTGGCCTTTTTATTGGCTAAGTGGTGGGTCTCGTTAAACAAGTATTTCtttcctggggcctaattctcttaggctctgctagacaacaaagcatcttcTTTGCAAGtgttttgcattgcactgcgatatcgcaaagttgcgacagtttagtgaattaggtccctggacTTTTGTTATCGCAGTGGTAGACATTAGGTTCAGATCTCATTTGGAAAAACACATAAAATGTGCAAAGTGCCAGAGGTGGGGTCATTCTGCCAAGAGCTGTAGATCAACCAGGGAGTACCCCATCTACTTCCAGTGTGGGGCTAGTCAACCCAAGAGATACCCTGACAGTCCGTGCACGAGAGAAATCTTCTGCGCGAACTGCCGGGGCCCTCATTTCACACACTCCAAGGAGTGCCCAGAGCACATCAAGGCTGTGAAAATCTTGGCTGATAAAAATACTGAAGACCACTATCAGGGATGGGGTACCAGAGTTCCTTCTGTACCCCACCACTATTCGCTCTGCTCCCCCTTTGGTTTctcaagaccccccccccccccccccccagacccCCAACTCAGGATTTACCCTTTAGAAATCAAGAGGGACCAAACTACAGCAGTAATCCTAATAATCAATCAACACGCTCGAATTTGTGAGAGTTATTTCAGGCCTTATTTTCGATGGAGCGTTCAAAATTACCCACCAAACAAAATATTCTATTGCCGACATAGAGGGGGCCACCAGGGCTgcttgtcaaatgtttgacaggcACTTGGCTGTCAAGATAGAAGCAGGGTCGGTCCAATCTAGAACTATTAACTGGTATAGGGAGCGTAATTTGGTTGATCTGTTGGAAGATGTTAACAACACGGTTATCTAAATTACCTAACATTATAGAACTCTAACTAGTATTGTCTCGTCCCCCATTATGAATACAAGACATAAAggttcatttaataataatttcaatctctaaaaatgccttttagccggaactactttatgaattatgtcaacaaaggaatccccgaggaatttccttgagattctatttttagacatcaaacagtaatcgtctgctgtcaaacttcCAAGTGTGAGCGTTAGACATCGTAACATGTCAGATGCTCCTATACAATTTTTtggagattttaatttaaacacgTTAAATCTCACGAATgcttgtgtcgcaccacttgaagtcacacacaCGCCAAAATCatccaaaatggcggccatgcacagttcgtagttaaatattcatacaccaaccgcttcacatataaattataccatacaaaataggtcgcttcagacatttttattacaggttaaaagttattgaaattacttacgttatatgtttatggtgaattcaaaatgtttctagttggtattgacatttaatgcaaaaaatcaatatgaattgtattaatgattgtaacattgtcattctctcattcggctattgacgggaaaagccgaaccaccatagggattccgctaatgttgagtattaaataaaaatagtaaatatttggaaaatagagttcactttttatttcaaagagctttacattaatgacatggttatgtgtttggaatgctaacgcgctacgccattcatacagtgtgtaaagccgttttgcgtttcatactagcatgaaactcaaacattttcagttcaattcttaaataatagcaataatattaataatatgaaacaatttaatgataataatcataataatacgTCTAGTTCTGTTAATGCTATTAAAGGTCTTACAGTGGTACAGTGGAACGCCAAAGGTTTACGCACTCATGGAcccgaattaaaaaaatatttaattgataatattaataattttgacgtGATCACCATTCAAGAGACCTGGATTACTAATTTatctaataaacaaaaacgatcTAAATTATTTACAGAGTACAACATTCCAGGATATACAGGTCTCTTTTTTAATAGTGGTGTCACTTCTAGGGGCGGCATCGCTACCTTTGTTAAATAGGGTATCGCCCACTCTCGACTGCCACATGTTGCCACTCACCCCAATATCGAATCGTTGGGGGTAGACTAGGCAGAATTTGTGAAAATGTGCATATTTAAAGTGATGAAGGCAGATGGTGTTAATTTAGGGCATACAAGCTTTTTAGGGGTATTGAAGGGTGCTGAAGTCAAATCTGTTGTATGCCCAGCTTAAAAATGGCTGATAATGCCTCAAAATTGAGAaaaccaagatggccgccaccgCCGGGctgaaatgtatttatgtacatatcATTTTGACTAAACAAGGTAGAAACTTTaatgaaatgtgtttttgtagGTTTTCATATATGGGGAATCCAGTGCCAATTCAGTTTTGAGATCAAATGTCAAGAAACTGCTTGAAACTCATATTTATTgcaaaaattattgtttttaacgtTGAATAATTCGTTGACCAGAAATGAACCACAAGCCCCatccctctccctccccaccAGGACGACCGATACAAAACAACTTGACTCGTGCTTTGTTGCATGTATCAACCTCGGGCACGCCATATATCTTACAGATGAATTTCTCTGCTGATATAGCTATGTTTTCGGTGAGAGTGCCCTTGCCAAGCCCAATTGTTTTCTTACCATGACCACTGAACTGAGACACACTACCACAGCCGGTTATGGCATGGAAGGCAAGTAGTGTGTCCACTTGATCAGCAGACAGCAACATGCGAATTTCATGTACTGGTAAATACTTTGGAGCCTTCGACGTCTCAGCTTTCATGTAGAGACGTGTACATCCCATGCTGTCATAGTGTGCTATAAGTAGAAGAAGCACATCTGTATCACGCACTGACACAACTATCGTTTTCATATGAGCATGGATGCATTGCAAAATCAGCCGGGTATCAGCTTCTTCGTGTTCAGCCCTCAGAGAGGAGACATCGAGATCTGGATTAGATGACTTGACAGTGGTCGCTTCGGCGAACCCTCCTGCTACTACAACTGATGCATCGTTTGCTATTTTACGACGTACCGGTCGGTGGCGCTGTTTGCGTTTGGTCCTTGTGCCTGCTTTGATTGATTTGTCTTGATACCTGTTGAAGACTACGTCGATCCTCTGGTATTTTGCTCCCATCTTGAACACAGTGTTAGCAAAGGTGTTGGCATAGTCACCAAACGTTCTAATGTCAGGCGGCTTTCCAAGTGCCATCACGAGTGCTTGGCCATCAATGAGCAGACAGCTGGGTTCATCGAGAGTAACATTTGCAGGGGTTTGGACTTGTTGCGTCAGTATGTTTGCTAACATAGACTTGTCGGTGGAATGTAGACTACCACTACTTGTGGCCAAAGATAGTGGGACGGTCATGAGTTCATGCTGGAGGATGTTTTCTAGGTTTACCTCGCACCCTGCTCTATAAGCCTTTGTAGAATGTTCCTGTCCACTTTGATAAGCTTTTGCTTGCCCTTGGAAGGTTGCACGACTTCATACAAAGT
Proteins encoded in this region:
- the LOC121372958 gene encoding lymphotoxin-alpha-like gives rise to the protein MFPISKSVAIFLMVTNVMLFSVVVYKTSQLYTKPHSTIFSNSEICHKATCIPGETCCDVTATNKTVNGSFYCCYHDYGERVRSIMLKQLDQNYERDIRNDYHLQRVRKVAVVVNEDKTQQKPAAHLQMDPDEQYDKDKYISALRWKSNGKRSFVKDGLTVVEEGIRVEKEGNYFIYSNVVFYGNQTKELDVARLCHYVYKRDPTTPRSTVQKLSSNCQSTCKIRRGKPAFATSYIGAVYHLKAGATVMAMTSSVERLVKQPQSTYFGIYMI